Proteins encoded within one genomic window of Halobacteroides halobius DSM 5150:
- a CDS encoding PTS sugar transporter subunit IIC, with product MNLEINDFLRTSIVPIMTKISNQRHIKAIRKGLIDIIPITFIGSLALILNSLPVNLAIIDNNLLLNILEITLGMFGVFVVLSVSYNLSLEYKLNQLFVAAIALINYLLVLIPFKDATLHLKYLINGNLFTAIIVATLTVEIIRFINNIEVNIQFPEAIPKTTINFLFSLIPNCIAIIFFYIITFVLQHSFGILLPTLVIKFFSPISNLIDSPLGVFFFGMLAQLLWFTGTHGVITVGAILRPFLEQHWLLNANSYLAGEQMAYIFTMPFWNFYMLIGGSGATLVLSFLCRKSKVKQLREIGEISLWPGLFNIDESIIFASPLVANKIMFIPFVFIQPFIGVIAYFATKWGWVGKAFIRVPWVMPAPIGALISTLDWNAFILVMLLAFLSGIIYYPFFRKYESYLLEEQDKEKC from the coding sequence ATGAATTTAGAGATTAATGATTTTTTAAGGACAAGTATAGTTCCAATTATGACTAAGATATCTAATCAGCGCCATATTAAGGCTATTAGAAAAGGATTAATTGATATTATACCTATAACTTTTATAGGTAGTTTGGCATTGATCTTAAATAGTTTGCCTGTTAATTTGGCTATTATAGATAATAATTTACTTCTTAATATTCTTGAAATAACTTTAGGGATGTTTGGGGTTTTTGTAGTTTTATCAGTCAGCTATAATTTGTCATTAGAATATAAATTGAATCAATTGTTTGTGGCTGCAATCGCATTAATAAATTATTTGTTAGTTCTTATCCCATTTAAAGATGCTACTCTGCACTTGAAATATTTAATTAATGGTAATTTATTTACAGCAATTATAGTAGCAACTTTAACAGTAGAAATAATTAGATTTATAAATAATATAGAAGTGAATATTCAATTTCCAGAGGCTATTCCTAAGACTACTATTAATTTTTTATTTTCTTTAATTCCTAATTGTATTGCTATTATATTTTTTTATATTATAACTTTTGTATTACAACATAGTTTTGGCATCTTATTGCCTACGTTAGTCATAAAGTTTTTTTCTCCTATTAGTAACTTGATTGATAGTCCTCTTGGAGTCTTTTTCTTTGGAATGTTGGCCCAATTATTATGGTTTACAGGAACTCATGGAGTAATAACTGTAGGTGCAATTTTGAGGCCTTTTTTGGAACAGCATTGGTTGCTAAATGCCAATTCGTATCTTGCAGGTGAACAAATGGCTTATATTTTCACAATGCCCTTTTGGAATTTTTATATGTTAATTGGAGGGTCAGGCGCAACATTAGTATTATCTTTTTTGTGTAGAAAGAGTAAAGTAAAACAGTTAAGAGAGATAGGAGAAATTAGTTTGTGGCCTGGTTTATTTAATATTGATGAATCAATTATTTTTGCTTCTCCTCTTGTAGCAAATAAAATAATGTTTATTCCTTTTGTTTTTATTCAACCTTTTATTGGTGTAATTGCTTATTTTGCTACTAAATGGGGTTGGGTAGGGAAAGCATTTATTAGAGTGCCTTGGGTTATGCCAGCACCAATTGGTGCTTTGATTTCTACTTTAGATTGGAATGCTTTTATTTTAGTGATGTTATTAGCATTTTTGTCTGGAATAATATATTATCCTTTTTTTAGGAAGTATGAGTCTTATCTCCTTGAAGAACAAGATAAGGAAAAATGTTGA
- the cimA gene encoding citramalate synthase: MLKIYDTTLRDGSQQEGISYSTEDKINITKQLDKLGVNYIEGGWPGSNPKDIEYFKRVQDLELKNAKVTAFGSTRRANLTPHEDKNLNAILDSGVEVATIFGKAWNLHVTDALETSLEENLRMVESSVSYLKEEGLEVHFDAEHFFDGYKADADYALKVLQAAQRGGADSLVLCDTNGGSMPFEIRSIIKQIESQLTTPLGIHAHNDSDVAVANSLIAVESGVKQIQGTLNGYGERCGNANLSSIIPNLKLKYNYNLEIDDKQLKYLTEVSRYASEVANLTPPTHQPYVGDSAFAHKGGIHVSAILKEPETYEHIEPELVGNKRNVLVSELSGKSNLIYKAEELGIKLNQETTDLRQVLEQIKELEHQGYHFEGAEASFELLIAKATGTYNKLFELEGVRIITEKRGELAPVSEATIKVRIDGQRVHTAAEGNGPVNALDSALRKALVRFYPCLKEIHLIDYKVRVLDGNDGTEAKVRVLIESGDGHNTWGTVGASTNIIEASWQALVDSIEYGVRLKKQ; encoded by the coding sequence ATGTTAAAGATTTATGACACTACTTTGCGTGATGGAAGTCAACAAGAAGGAATTTCTTATTCTACTGAAGATAAAATAAATATAACTAAGCAGTTAGATAAACTAGGAGTTAATTATATTGAAGGGGGTTGGCCCGGTTCTAATCCCAAAGATATAGAGTATTTTAAGCGAGTACAAGATTTAGAATTAAAAAATGCTAAAGTAACGGCTTTTGGTAGTACTCGCCGGGCCAATCTTACTCCTCATGAGGATAAAAACTTAAATGCTATTTTAGATTCTGGAGTAGAGGTAGCAACTATCTTTGGTAAGGCGTGGAATCTTCATGTAACTGATGCTTTAGAGACGAGCCTAGAAGAAAATTTAAGAATGGTAGAAAGTTCAGTATCTTATTTAAAGGAAGAAGGACTAGAAGTTCATTTTGATGCTGAACACTTCTTCGATGGGTATAAAGCCGATGCTGATTATGCGCTAAAGGTTTTACAAGCTGCCCAACGGGGTGGGGCTGATAGTTTAGTTCTTTGTGATACTAATGGAGGGAGTATGCCTTTTGAAATAAGAAGTATCATTAAACAGATTGAGAGTCAGCTAACAACTCCATTAGGAATTCATGCTCATAATGATTCCGATGTAGCTGTTGCTAACTCTCTAATAGCTGTTGAATCTGGTGTAAAACAGATTCAAGGTACTCTTAATGGATATGGTGAACGTTGTGGGAATGCTAATCTATCTTCTATCATACCCAATTTAAAATTAAAATATAACTATAATCTTGAAATTGACGATAAGCAGTTAAAGTATTTAACAGAAGTATCACGTTATGCTAGTGAAGTAGCTAATTTAACTCCACCAACTCATCAACCGTATGTTGGGGATAGTGCTTTTGCTCATAAAGGTGGGATTCATGTTAGTGCTATCTTAAAAGAACCAGAGACTTATGAGCATATTGAACCAGAATTAGTAGGTAATAAACGTAATGTATTAGTTTCTGAGTTATCTGGCAAGAGTAATTTGATTTATAAAGCAGAAGAATTAGGAATTAAACTAAATCAGGAAACTACTGACTTACGTCAAGTGTTAGAGCAGATTAAGGAATTAGAACACCAAGGCTATCATTTTGAAGGGGCTGAAGCTTCATTTGAATTGTTAATAGCTAAAGCTACTGGAACTTATAATAAATTATTTGAGTTAGAAGGAGTTAGGATCATTACTGAGAAGCGAGGGGAGTTGGCCCCTGTTTCGGAAGCTACAATTAAAGTTAGAATAGATGGGCAGCGAGTACATACTGCTGCTGAGGGTAATGGTCCAGTAAACGCCCTTGATAGTGCTTTAAGGAAGGCTTTAGTTAGATTCTATCCTTGTTTAAAAGAAATACATTTAATTGATTATAAGGTAAGAGTTTTAGATGGTAATGATGGTACAGAGGCTAAAGTAAGAGTACTAATTGAATCTGGTGATGGACATAATACTTGGGGTACAGTAGGGGCTTCAACAAATATCATTGAAGCCAGCTGGCAGGCTCTAGTAGATAGCATAGAGTATGGAGTAAGATTAAAGAAACAATAA
- a CDS encoding 3-isopropylmalate dehydrogenase, whose translation MTKRIAVIPGDGIGPEVVSQGVKVLKKLEEISDLDFEFKEFPLGAEHYLKTGELVTDEVKEELANFDAIYLGAVGDPRVEPGVLEHGILLDLRFSFDQYINLRPIRLYDSRFTPLKDKSPADIDMMIVRENTEGLYSGVGGFLKKDTEDEVATQEMVNTYKGVERVTRYAYEYAKNQSQEQKLTLCDKSNVLTYAHDLWQRVFVELGKEYKSVDQDHMLVDAMTMKLVRNPEDFDVVVTCNMFGDIITDLGAEIQGGMGLAVSGNINPEGVSMFEPVHGSAPDIAGENKANPLAAVLAASMMVEILGYSKEAAKVEKAVKLSLQNDQTTPDMGGSLTTDQVGDHLCSLLE comes from the coding sequence ATGACAAAAAGAATAGCAGTAATACCTGGTGATGGAATTGGCCCAGAAGTTGTAAGTCAAGGGGTAAAGGTTTTAAAGAAGTTAGAAGAGATTAGCGATTTAGATTTTGAATTTAAGGAATTTCCTTTAGGAGCAGAACACTATTTAAAAACAGGCGAGTTAGTAACAGATGAGGTTAAAGAAGAACTAGCTAATTTTGATGCTATTTATTTAGGGGCAGTAGGAGATCCACGAGTTGAACCTGGTGTTCTAGAACATGGGATCTTACTTGACTTAAGATTTTCTTTTGATCAGTATATTAATTTACGTCCAATTAGATTATATGATTCTAGATTTACTCCACTTAAAGATAAAAGTCCTGCAGATATTGATATGATGATTGTACGAGAGAATACAGAAGGTCTATACTCTGGAGTAGGAGGTTTTTTAAAGAAGGATACTGAAGATGAAGTAGCTACTCAAGAGATGGTTAATACTTATAAAGGAGTAGAAAGAGTAACTCGTTATGCTTATGAGTATGCTAAAAACCAAAGTCAAGAACAGAAGTTGACTTTATGTGATAAAAGTAATGTGTTAACTTATGCTCATGATTTATGGCAAAGAGTCTTTGTAGAGTTAGGAAAAGAATATAAAAGTGTTGACCAAGATCATATGTTAGTAGATGCTATGACAATGAAGCTGGTACGTAATCCAGAAGATTTTGATGTAGTAGTAACCTGTAATATGTTTGGTGATATTATTACTGATTTAGGTGCTGAAATTCAAGGAGGCATGGGCTTAGCTGTATCAGGTAATATTAATCCAGAGGGAGTTTCTATGTTTGAACCAGTTCATGGCTCTGCTCCAGATATTGCAGGAGAGAATAAAGCTAATCCACTAGCAGCAGTTCTAGCAGCTAGTATGATGGTAGAAATCTTAGGTTATTCTAAAGAAGCGGCTAAAGTAGAAAAAGCAGTGAAATTATCTTTACAAAATGATCAGACTACTCCTGATATGGGTGGTAGCCTAACTACAGATCAAGTAGGAGATCATCTGTGTAGTCTATTAGAATAG
- the leuD gene encoding 3-isopropylmalate dehydratase small subunit, whose translation MDIQGKAWKYGDDIDTDVIIPARYLNTSQPEELAKHCLEDLDEDFVDKMEQGDLIVAQDNFGCGSSREHAPLAIKAAGVSCVIANSFARIFYRNSINIGLPILECPTAVEAIAEGDQIEVDVESGTIKNLTKAEEYQAEAFPEFMQEIMAKDGLVNYVKERINN comes from the coding sequence ATGGATATCCAAGGAAAGGCCTGGAAGTATGGAGACGATATAGATACGGATGTTATTATTCCAGCTCGTTATTTAAATACGTCTCAGCCAGAAGAGTTGGCTAAACATTGTCTAGAAGACTTAGATGAAGATTTTGTTGATAAGATGGAGCAAGGAGATTTAATTGTAGCCCAAGATAACTTTGGTTGCGGCAGTTCTCGTGAACACGCTCCACTAGCTATTAAAGCAGCAGGTGTCTCTTGTGTGATTGCTAATTCATTTGCTCGGATTTTTTATCGAAATTCTATTAATATAGGATTGCCAATTTTAGAATGTCCTACAGCAGTAGAAGCAATTGCAGAGGGAGACCAGATAGAAGTAGATGTTGAATCAGGAACTATTAAGAATTTAACTAAGGCTGAAGAATATCAAGCGGAAGCTTTTCCTGAATTTATGCAAGAGATTATGGCTAAAGATGGACTTGTAAATTACGTTAAAGAGCGAATTAACAATTAA
- a CDS encoding PTS sugar transporter subunit IIB, producing the protein MKILLACVCGMSTSMLAEKMKQTAQEKNIDIVVEANTVDNVTEIIKKYDVVLLGPQVGYKKESLQEVANEYRIPLEVIDPLPYGKLDGATVLDQAIALIN; encoded by the coding sequence ATGAAAATTTTATTGGCTTGTGTTTGTGGAATGAGTACAAGTATGTTAGCAGAAAAGATGAAACAAACAGCCCAAGAAAAAAATATTGATATTGTTGTTGAGGCTAATACGGTCGATAATGTTACAGAAATTATAAAAAAATATGATGTAGTTTTATTAGGGCCACAAGTTGGATATAAAAAGGAAAGTTTACAAGAAGTAGCCAATGAGTATAGAATTCCATTAGAAGTGATTGACCCACTGCCCTATGGTAAATTGGATGGAGCAACAGTTTTAGACCAAGCTATAGCTTTGATTAATTAG
- a CDS encoding GntR family transcriptional regulator: protein MNKIRLDEDSPIPLYYQLENLIREKIENGKYKVGDKIPSERKFSEKVNLSRMTIRKAIGNLVEKGILERRRGQGTFVSDSKLDSFPGLIGFNEHIEMKNMTPSSKVIEQKTIPANYEIAENLKIEEGEEVILTSRLRLADGNPIGFEKSYIPYYICPKLKEIDLSQGSIYQTLTAEGYKPNKANQEIEAILADKHITELLGGKVDQPILKNTRVTFSGNTRVEFSFNFYRGDKYSIHTTLSDL from the coding sequence ATGAATAAGATTAGATTAGATGAAGACAGTCCGATACCATTGTATTATCAATTAGAAAATTTGATTCGAGAGAAGATTGAGAATGGGAAATATAAAGTAGGAGATAAGATTCCTTCAGAAAGGAAATTTAGTGAAAAAGTTAATTTAAGTAGAATGACTATTAGAAAAGCTATTGGCAATTTAGTAGAGAAGGGTATTTTAGAAAGAAGAAGAGGACAGGGAACTTTTGTTTCTGATTCTAAATTAGATTCTTTTCCAGGATTAATAGGATTCAATGAGCATATTGAAATGAAAAACATGACTCCTTCTAGTAAAGTAATAGAACAAAAAACTATTCCAGCTAATTATGAGATTGCAGAGAATTTGAAGATTGAAGAAGGAGAAGAAGTGATTTTAACATCGAGATTGCGATTAGCTGATGGAAATCCAATTGGATTCGAAAAATCTTACATCCCTTATTATATTTGTCCTAAGCTAAAGGAAATTGATTTATCTCAAGGTTCTATTTATCAGACTTTAACTGCAGAAGGATATAAACCAAATAAAGCAAATCAAGAAATTGAAGCTATATTAGCTGATAAACATATAACTGAGTTACTTGGAGGAAAGGTTGACCAACCAATTTTAAAAAATACTAGAGTAACTTTTTCTGGTAATACTCGAGTAGAATTTAGTTTTAATTTTTATAGGGGAGATAAGTATAGTATACACACGACATTGTCTGATTTATAG